A region from the Volucribacter amazonae genome encodes:
- the fabG gene encoding 3-oxoacyl-ACP reductase FabG: MTKTVLITGSNRGIGKAIALQLARSGFDIVVHCRQGTQQAQAVIEQIKALGQQARLLQFDVSDRQDTANKLNEDIEQYGAYYGVVLNAGLTRDNAFPALSDNDWDSVLRTNLDGFYHVLHPIIMPMIRRRKAGRIVCITSVSGLIGNRGQVNYSASKAGIIGAAKALAIELAKRKITVNCVAPGLIDTDIIDENVPVEEILKTIPMQRMGSPEEVAHTVDFLMHENAAYITRQVISVNGGLC; this comes from the coding sequence ATGACTAAGACAGTGCTTATTACAGGATCAAATCGTGGTATTGGTAAAGCCATTGCCTTACAATTAGCTCGTTCAGGTTTTGATATTGTTGTTCATTGCCGTCAAGGTACACAACAGGCTCAAGCGGTTATTGAGCAAATCAAAGCATTAGGACAACAAGCAAGATTATTACAATTTGATGTGAGTGATCGTCAAGATACCGCCAACAAACTCAATGAAGATATTGAACAATATGGGGCATATTATGGTGTTGTGCTAAATGCGGGATTAACTCGAGATAATGCCTTTCCTGCCTTGAGCGATAATGATTGGGATAGCGTATTACGCACCAATTTAGACGGTTTTTATCATGTTTTACACCCCATTATTATGCCTATGATTAGACGGCGTAAAGCAGGTAGAATTGTGTGCATTACTTCAGTATCTGGCTTAATCGGTAATCGTGGGCAAGTAAATTATAGTGCCTCTAAAGCTGGAATTATTGGTGCTGCAAAAGCCTTAGCGATTGAATTAGCCAAACGCAAAATTACGGTAAATTGTGTTGCACCTGGGTTAATTGATACCGATATTATTGATGAAAATGTCCCTGTGGAAGAGATTCTCAAAACGATCCCAATGCAACGTATGGGAAGTCCAGAAGAAGTCGCCCATACGGTGGATTTTCTTATGCACGAAAATGCCGCCTATATTACTCGCCAAGTTATCTCCGTTAATGGCGGTTTATGCTAA
- a CDS encoding dehydratase, translating into MMDLTCPITHIAPLIPHSGEMILLDRILDFSEDHLIAEAEIRPDHILLKNNQLTTLVSAEIMAQGIAAWAGCKAIKANKAIGLGFWLGSRKLTLHRDHIAIGTLLKIKIKMSIEDSTGFGVFDCQLMDQRNDEIIIEGILNVLSPPQPERETQND; encoded by the coding sequence ATAATGGATTTAACTTGCCCTATTACACATATTGCCCCACTTATTCCCCATAGTGGCGAAATGATTTTATTAGATCGTATTCTTGATTTTAGTGAAGATCATCTTATTGCTGAAGCTGAAATTCGTCCCGATCATATCTTGCTCAAAAATAATCAGCTTACCACATTGGTTAGTGCCGAAATTATGGCACAAGGCATTGCAGCTTGGGCAGGTTGTAAAGCGATCAAAGCTAATAAAGCCATTGGACTTGGTTTTTGGTTAGGTTCACGTAAATTAACCTTGCATCGTGATCACATTGCCATAGGCACATTACTTAAAATCAAAATTAAAATGTCCATTGAAGATAGCACAGGTTTTGGCGTATTTGATTGCCAATTAATGGATCAACGTAATGATGAAATAATTATTGAGGGCATACTCAATGTACTTAGCCCTCCTCAACCAGAAAGAGAAACACAAAATGACTAA
- a CDS encoding beta-ketoacyl-ACP synthase → MKIFLNKPAILSSLGEGIAQHIQWLLNHRLSPIALSDTPFRRYQLNGKSGMFAEVNTPLRAFDHQLASQHRSRNNQLLWHSLAQIEDQIDNVINQFGQARVAVVIGSSTTGVDENIEVFKAGAMSNDWSTPTFKQQQQYFSAPADFVAAQYGLTGLCYGVSTACTSGAKALMTAARLLKNDLCDAVICGGVDSLSPLTISGFASLSVLSAQQTNPFSLNRTGINLGEGAAIFVMTKTPLQHDAIELLGYGASSDAYHMSSPHPEGEGAIAAMQQALANAQLDAKQIGWVNLHGTGTLHNDKMESLAVAKVLGTQVLCTSTKPYTGHTLAAAGAIEAAILWGIISQQYNPQGQIPAQLWDKQRDPELAAINLTDHHQYWANSPRIGLSNSFAFGGNNAVLIMGESV, encoded by the coding sequence GTGAAAATATTTTTAAATAAACCTGCTATATTAAGCAGTTTAGGCGAGGGCATTGCTCAGCATATTCAATGGTTACTTAATCATCGTCTCTCACCGATCGCTTTATCAGATACCCCGTTTCGCCGTTATCAATTAAACGGAAAATCAGGTATGTTTGCCGAAGTAAACACGCCATTGCGTGCTTTTGACCACCAATTAGCCTCGCAGCATCGTAGTCGTAATAACCAATTATTATGGCATAGCTTAGCACAAATTGAAGATCAAATTGACAATGTCATAAATCAATTTGGTCAAGCCAGAGTGGCGGTAGTTATTGGTTCATCAACCACAGGGGTAGATGAAAATATTGAGGTATTTAAAGCAGGGGCAATGTCTAATGATTGGTCAACGCCTACCTTTAAACAACAACAGCAATATTTTTCTGCCCCTGCGGATTTTGTTGCCGCTCAATATGGTTTAACAGGCTTATGTTACGGTGTTTCCACCGCTTGTACTTCTGGAGCAAAAGCCTTAATGACCGCAGCACGATTACTCAAAAATGATCTCTGTGATGCCGTTATTTGTGGTGGTGTAGATAGCCTATCGCCCTTGACGATCAGCGGATTTGCCTCATTGTCTGTTCTCTCAGCTCAACAAACTAACCCTTTTTCTCTCAATAGAACAGGAATTAATCTCGGCGAGGGGGCTGCAATTTTTGTCATGACCAAAACGCCTTTACAACATGATGCCATTGAATTATTAGGTTATGGGGCAAGTAGTGATGCCTATCATATGTCCTCGCCACACCCCGAGGGCGAAGGGGCAATCGCCGCTATGCAACAAGCATTAGCCAATGCACAATTAGATGCCAAACAAATTGGCTGGGTCAATTTACATGGTACAGGTACATTACATAATGATAAAATGGAAAGTTTAGCGGTTGCCAAGGTATTAGGAACACAAGTGCTTTGTACATCAACCAAACCTTATACTGGACATACCCTCGCAGCGGCAGGTGCTATTGAGGCGGCAATATTATGGGGGATAATTAGCCAACAATACAATCCGCAAGGACAGATCCCTGCTCAATTATGGGATAAACAACGAGATCCTGAACTAGCTGCGATTAACTTGACAGATCATCATCAATACTGGGCAAATTCTCCCCGCATAGGTTTAAGTAACTCTTTTGCTTTCGGCGGTAATAATGCCGTATTAATTATGGGGGAATCAGTATAA
- a CDS encoding MMPL family transporter, which yields MSKRTALRCLYPVFLLINLGLLALFIYQGNWLQTDLQAVLPQDRTWSKIQQLADKQQETQLNRQVIALIGGISDEQQVLHLTEQISQQWQQSGLFSQVNGIYQPHIEQLQQQAKELAIATLPEQIRQQLQNDPAQYFNEYAQRLANPFAGYSLLPLSQDWLGFSQFVLQQSQGQSPIQWNPTSGLLYVMQENKLWGLLRAELTNSNSINPPIELLSLIQSSEHLAQQQQAQLLATGAMLFSAQAKLQAEQESQWLSLLGISLTLFLLLGVFRHWRVLWLFLPIFAGLLTGTVCTIILFGQIHLLTLVIGTSLIGLLLDYPVHWLASALGNRHWQAYQAMKNLRFTFMLSLFVTLLGYITLGLTHLPILQQTALFSSVALVIAILTSLWRLPAHFRHYSAPDKPLLFFPTKQVRWFLSLFFSRRFYPVKMLVITIFVLGGLSQTQWQDNIRQWVNLSPQLVAQAQQIRQLTEINLSQQYLLLIAENDQQLLAKDALLTKQLTQLQQQGKLKHFQSLSQWFISESEQQAVIHQLQQLTPKDYQILSVLNIPLDAISQSIQQLTQQPTISLSSALATDFGQAWQHLYLGEIAPHQVAAIIKIENSQDLAYLANQQDIFWQDKANHISEIFQLTRNQAAWLKIISLALASLLLGYLFGIKQTIKMLSVPIFAIIGTIATLGWLHLPVSLFAMFGLLLVSAITLDYTVYLQTAKEPLFNKKIAVTLAATTTFISFALLATSSTPVVASFGLTVSLGIIFGIILTFILWQKK from the coding sequence ATGTCAAAACGCACCGCACTTCGCTGTTTATACCCTGTTTTTTTACTGATTAACTTGGGCTTGTTGGCTTTATTTATTTATCAAGGGAATTGGCTACAAACTGATCTGCAAGCGGTTTTGCCTCAAGATAGGACTTGGTCAAAGATACAACAACTTGCGGATAAACAACAGGAAACACAGTTAAATCGTCAAGTCATTGCGTTAATTGGGGGGATTAGTGATGAACAGCAAGTATTACATTTAACCGAACAAATTAGCCAACAATGGCAACAATCGGGTTTATTTAGTCAAGTCAATGGGATTTATCAACCTCATATTGAGCAATTACAGCAACAAGCAAAAGAGTTGGCCATTGCTACCCTGCCTGAACAAATACGTCAACAGTTACAAAATGATCCTGCTCAGTATTTTAACGAATATGCTCAACGGCTTGCTAATCCCTTTGCAGGTTATTCGTTACTCCCATTAAGTCAAGATTGGTTGGGGTTTAGCCAATTTGTCTTGCAACAATCACAAGGGCAATCCCCTATTCAATGGAATCCAACTTCTGGGTTATTGTATGTAATGCAAGAAAATAAGCTATGGGGTTTACTGAGAGCGGAACTGACCAACAGCAACAGCATTAATCCACCTATTGAGTTACTCTCATTGATCCAATCTTCTGAACACCTAGCTCAACAGCAACAGGCACAACTACTCGCTACGGGGGCTATGTTATTTTCCGCTCAAGCCAAACTGCAAGCGGAACAAGAAAGTCAATGGCTTAGTTTATTAGGTATAAGTTTAACCCTATTCTTATTATTAGGCGTTTTCCGTCATTGGCGAGTACTTTGGTTATTTTTGCCTATTTTCGCAGGATTATTAACTGGCACTGTCTGCACTATCATTTTATTTGGGCAAATTCATCTACTTACCTTAGTGATTGGGACAAGTTTAATTGGATTATTGCTTGATTACCCTGTTCATTGGCTCGCCTCTGCATTAGGTAACCGCCATTGGCAAGCCTATCAAGCCATGAAAAATTTGCGTTTTACCTTTATGCTAAGTTTATTCGTTACCTTGCTAGGTTATATCACATTGGGATTAACCCATTTGCCCATTTTACAACAAACCGCTCTCTTTTCTTCGGTGGCATTAGTCATTGCTATTTTGACTAGCTTATGGCGACTTCCTGCCCATTTTCGCCATTATTCTGCCCCTGATAAACCATTATTATTTTTCCCAACCAAACAAGTGCGGTGGTTTTTATCGTTGTTTTTTTCTCGCCGTTTTTATCCAGTTAAAATGTTGGTAATAACAATCTTTGTACTAGGCGGACTAAGCCAAACACAATGGCAAGATAATATTCGCCAATGGGTCAATTTATCCCCTCAATTAGTTGCACAAGCTCAACAAATTAGACAATTAACCGAAATCAATTTAAGCCAGCAATATTTACTGTTAATTGCAGAAAATGATCAGCAATTATTAGCCAAAGATGCTCTATTAACTAAACAATTAACCCAACTTCAACAACAAGGAAAGCTCAAACATTTTCAATCACTAAGCCAATGGTTTATTTCCGAATCGGAACAACAAGCAGTTATCCACCAATTACAACAACTTACCCCCAAAGACTATCAAATTCTCTCGGTTTTAAATATTCCCCTTGACGCCATAAGTCAATCTATTCAACAACTTACACAACAGCCGACAATTTCTTTATCCTCTGCTTTAGCCACTGATTTTGGGCAGGCTTGGCAACATTTATATTTAGGGGAAATTGCCCCGCATCAAGTTGCTGCGATAATTAAAATAGAGAATAGTCAAGATCTTGCTTATTTAGCAAATCAACAAGATATTTTTTGGCAAGATAAGGCAAATCATATTAGTGAAATCTTTCAACTCACACGCAATCAAGCGGCTTGGTTAAAAATTATTTCCCTCGCATTAGCCAGTTTATTACTGGGCTATTTGTTTGGCATTAAACAAACAATAAAAATGCTAAGTGTGCCAATCTTCGCTATAATAGGCACTATCGCCACCCTTGGTTGGTTACATTTACCAGTAAGTTTATTTGCGATGTTTGGATTATTACTCGTTTCTGCCATTACCCTTGACTATACGGTTTATCTGCAAACGGCAAAAGAACCTTTATTCAATAAAAAAATTGCAGTAACATTGGCAGCAACAACAACCTTTATCTCTTTTGCCCTATTGGCAACAAGCTCTACCCCTGTGGTTGCTAGCTTTGGTTTAACCGTAAGCCTTGGCATTATTTTTGGGATAATATTGACATTTATTTTATGGCAGAAAAAATAA
- a CDS encoding ATP-binding protein gives MQRKITHSLEKWKTKSHRKPLIIQGARQVGKTWIMKHFGEQFFDKVAYINFDNNPRMQTLFATDYNIERLILGLKIESGVDIQAENTLIIFDEIQEVPNALSSLKYFYENAPHFYIIAAGSLLGVSLHQGVSFPVGKVDFLPLYPMDFHEFLIALGEQNLVQLLTDQDWTLISTMKTRYIHLLRQYYYVGGMPEAVKVFVETQNMEEVRQIQRNLLIAYEQDFSKHIHDGHSVQKVRAIWSSIPEQLAKENKKFTYSQLQKGARSKDYEIALQWLKDSGLVHQIQRIKKPHLPLSAYQDNAFKLYGLDVGLLAAQSHLDAKVLLEGSRIFTEFKGALTEQYVLQQLIATQNNPVFYWVNEKGTAEVDFVLQREQAILPIEVKAEENLKSKSLKVYVDKFNPKQAFRFSMSDFIQQDWVTNIPLYGII, from the coding sequence ATGCAACGAAAAATTACTCACTCCTTAGAAAAATGGAAAACAAAATCTCATCGCAAACCACTTATTATCCAAGGAGCAAGACAAGTAGGAAAAACTTGGATAATGAAACACTTTGGCGAGCAATTTTTTGATAAAGTAGCCTATATCAATTTTGATAATAATCCCCGTATGCAAACATTATTTGCCACTGATTACAATATTGAGCGATTAATCTTGGGACTAAAAATTGAAAGTGGTGTGGATATTCAAGCGGAAAACACGCTCATTATTTTTGATGAAATTCAAGAAGTCCCCAATGCCTTATCATCGCTGAAATATTTTTATGAAAACGCACCGCACTTTTATATTATCGCCGCAGGATCACTACTCGGCGTGTCTTTACATCAAGGTGTTTCCTTTCCTGTTGGCAAAGTAGATTTTCTTCCCCTTTATCCTATGGATTTTCATGAATTTTTAATTGCACTTGGTGAACAAAATCTTGTGCAATTATTAACGGATCAAGATTGGACGTTAATTTCAACCATGAAAACCCGTTATATTCATCTTCTTCGTCAATATTATTATGTTGGTGGTATGCCTGAGGCGGTAAAAGTATTTGTAGAAACACAAAATATGGAAGAAGTTCGCCAAATACAACGCAATTTACTGATTGCCTATGAACAAGATTTCTCTAAACATATCCACGATGGACACAGCGTACAAAAAGTACGAGCAATTTGGTCATCAATCCCCGAACAACTTGCCAAAGAAAATAAAAAATTTACTTATTCACAATTACAAAAAGGGGCAAGAAGTAAAGATTATGAGATTGCTTTGCAATGGCTTAAAGATAGTGGCTTAGTACATCAAATTCAGCGTATAAAAAAACCGCATTTACCCCTATCAGCCTATCAAGATAATGCCTTTAAATTGTACGGTTTAGACGTAGGACTACTTGCTGCTCAAAGCCATTTAGATGCTAAGGTATTGCTAGAAGGTAGCCGTATTTTTACTGAATTTAAAGGAGCCTTAACTGAACAATATGTGTTACAACAACTTATTGCAACCCAAAACAATCCCGTTTTCTATTGGGTAAACGAAAAAGGCACTGCTGAGGTTGATTTTGTGCTACAACGTGAACAAGCCATACTCCCCATAGAAGTAAAAGCAGAGGAAAATTTAAAATCAAAAAGTCTAAAAGTCTATGTAGATAAATTTAATCCAAAGCAAGCCTTTCGCTTTTCAATGTCAGATTTTATACAGCAGGATTGGGTAACCAATATTCCATTGTATGGGATTATTTGA
- a CDS encoding LolA family protein — translation MKKILCLLLCLISNYSFALTEHELMALLQQPKNLQGQFTQQRYLNNLSQPMTTSGEFTLVAQQGLLWQMEKPFNHLLKVTPQGIMQWNGQQWIANSHLAQKEQIKLFLGLLSGDLSPLKSQFHLQLNGTPQQWQLELHPHSLIMQKIFQKIEISGDQYVRTIHLIEQQGDKTEISFEQIQQDIPLSEFIQKSLF, via the coding sequence ATGAAAAAAATTCTATGTTTATTACTCTGCCTTATTAGCAATTACAGCTTTGCTCTTACCGAGCATGAATTAATGGCGTTACTGCAACAACCTAAAAACCTGCAAGGCCAGTTTACTCAACAACGCTATCTCAATAATCTTTCTCAACCCATGACTACCAGTGGCGAATTTACCCTTGTTGCCCAACAAGGTTTACTATGGCAAATGGAAAAGCCTTTTAATCATTTATTAAAAGTAACACCACAAGGTATTATGCAATGGAACGGGCAGCAATGGATCGCTAATTCACATCTCGCTCAAAAAGAACAAATTAAACTTTTCCTTGGCTTACTTTCTGGCGATCTTAGCCCACTAAAATCGCAATTTCATCTACAATTAAACGGCACGCCCCAACAATGGCAACTTGAACTACATCCCCATAGTCTTATTATGCAAAAAATATTTCAAAAAATTGAAATTAGTGGCGATCAATATGTCAGAACAATCCATTTAATTGAACAACAAGGCGATAAAACAGAAATATCCTTTGAACAAATTCAACAGGATATTCCCTTATCTGAATTTATTCAAAAAAGTTTGTTCTAA
- a CDS encoding acyl-CoA thioesterase, producing MKKHQYCQHQSEYEIPFFDVDSMNIMWHGNYVKYLEMARCAFLAEIGYTYDVMPQKGYGWPVVQLNIKYIKPSLFRQKIRVELAVVEYESCFRVNYVIFDAQTQQKLTTATTTQVAVDIHSKEMQLQTPLCWRNAIEQHPSFKPLDTSKEKQ from the coding sequence ATAAAAAAACATCAATATTGCCAACATCAATCAGAATATGAAATCCCCTTTTTTGATGTAGATTCGATGAATATTATGTGGCATGGTAACTATGTAAAGTATTTAGAAATGGCACGCTGTGCGTTTCTCGCCGAAATTGGTTATACCTACGATGTGATGCCACAAAAAGGTTATGGCTGGCCAGTGGTACAACTTAATATAAAATATATAAAACCCAGTTTATTTCGGCAAAAAATTCGTGTTGAACTTGCTGTGGTGGAATATGAAAGCTGTTTTCGTGTGAATTATGTTATCTTTGACGCACAAACACAACAAAAATTAACCACTGCCACCACAACTCAAGTCGCCGTTGATATTCATAGCAAAGAAATGCAATTACAAACCCCATTATGTTGGCGTAATGCTATTGAACAACACCCTAGTTTTAAGCCATTAGACACATCAAAGGAAAAGCAATGA
- a CDS encoding glycosyl transferase family 2, translating into MANKHWSKQQERGNALGLNIIRLVVKYCPLWLIRFVTFTVVCYFFVTSPQARKNIKQYQQNLTHYDPKVKLGRFSVFKQFLAFGESIIDRFAIWQHRLSPEQIIIDDADNLSPQMDGSGRGQLVVCSHFGNTEICLTLIGQGQYQHFHLNALVYNRHAEIFNQTLAQAGANTLPFIQVDSLDAQKMFEIHQRIEQGEWLAIAADRTPIRGEKSLPISFLGQYAEFPQGAWLLASILKIPINTVFCLKENGKYRFKVRRFLPEITGSGKQREQHIAIAMQKYADLLAEECRQNPLLWFNFYDFWNKGNK; encoded by the coding sequence ATGGCAAATAAACATTGGTCAAAACAACAAGAACGAGGCAATGCCTTAGGCTTAAACATCATTCGCCTCGTAGTAAAATATTGTCCACTTTGGCTAATTCGTTTTGTTACATTTACTGTAGTTTGCTATTTTTTTGTTACCTCGCCACAAGCCAGAAAAAATATTAAACAATATCAACAAAATCTAACCCATTATGATCCTAAAGTGAAACTCGGACGCTTTTCCGTATTCAAACAATTCCTTGCCTTTGGCGAATCTATTATTGATCGCTTTGCCATTTGGCAACATCGCCTTTCCCCAGAACAAATTATTATTGATGATGCGGATAATCTTTCCCCTCAAATGGACGGTTCTGGCAGAGGACAATTAGTGGTTTGCTCGCATTTTGGTAATACAGAAATTTGCCTTACCTTAATTGGTCAAGGACAATACCAACATTTTCATCTCAATGCGTTAGTCTATAATCGCCATGCAGAAATCTTTAATCAAACCTTAGCTCAAGCAGGGGCAAATACCCTACCTTTTATCCAAGTGGATAGCCTTGATGCACAAAAAATGTTTGAAATTCATCAACGTATTGAGCAAGGAGAATGGTTAGCCATTGCCGCTGATCGTACCCCAATTAGGGGAGAAAAAAGTTTGCCCATTTCATTTTTAGGACAATATGCAGAATTTCCCCAAGGTGCTTGGTTACTTGCCAGTATCCTAAAAATTCCCATTAATACCGTATTCTGCTTAAAAGAAAATGGCAAATATCGTTTTAAAGTTCGCCGATTTTTACCTGAAATAACAGGAAGTGGTAAACAACGTGAACAACATATTGCTATAGCAATGCAAAAATATGCTGATCTATTAGCTGAAGAATGTCGCCAAAATCCTCTACTTTGGTTTAATTTTTACGATTTTTGGAATAAAGGTAACAAATGA
- a CDS encoding glycosyltransferase family 2 protein yields the protein MDNTLVIIPHYNHSTTINEVVKQVTDLGLAVLIVDDGSNPEHKNQLHSLAKQPMVSLHFCPTNQGKGAAMKIGFQLAAKSGYRYAIQVDADGQHQLSDITKMLEQIKATPDVLICGRPIYGDDAPKSRLYGRKITNFWNAIHTHSCQIKDGMCGFRLYPLVHIIPLIEQEFIGNRMDFDIEILVKAYWHNIPIVWLDTPIRYQAEGISHFKMWRDNWQISKMHTRLFFTMLYRLCTGKTNGK from the coding sequence ATGGATAATACCCTCGTCATTATTCCCCATTATAACCATTCCACCACCATAAATGAGGTGGTAAAACAGGTTACTGACTTAGGGCTAGCCGTTTTAATCGTTGATGATGGTTCAAATCCCGAACATAAAAATCAGTTACACTCCTTAGCCAAGCAACCTATGGTTAGCCTCCATTTTTGCCCAACAAACCAAGGCAAAGGGGCTGCTATGAAAATCGGTTTCCAATTAGCCGCAAAATCAGGTTATCGTTATGCCATTCAAGTTGATGCCGATGGGCAACATCAACTTTCAGACATTACCAAAATGCTTGAACAAATAAAAGCTACTCCCGATGTCTTAATTTGTGGTCGCCCAATTTATGGCGATGATGCTCCTAAATCACGTTTATATGGACGTAAAATTACTAACTTTTGGAATGCTATTCATACCCATTCTTGTCAAATAAAAGACGGAATGTGCGGATTTCGCCTTTATCCACTGGTACATATTATTCCCCTTATTGAACAAGAATTTATTGGCAATCGAATGGATTTTGATATTGAAATATTAGTCAAAGCCTATTGGCATAACATTCCCATTGTTTGGTTAGATACTCCTATTCGCTACCAAGCAGAGGGGATATCGCACTTTAAAATGTGGCGTGATAATTGGCAAATTAGTAAAATGCACACTCGTTTATTTTTCACAATGCTATACCGATTATGTACAGGAAAAACAAATGGCAAATAA
- a CDS encoding class I adenylate-forming enzyme family protein produces MNNKQSLYDNYPDDKIIALNPTWTWQQFCSRSWQIYHQFKQDKIQSVALILEDYAMQTCVMLACFNANVTLLLPPHLLDDNVEWIEQNAQLLLTDDNIKYYGIDQPSESPLPIIDKHKQSQVWQKTSGSTGKPKISVISAEKMWIEVEAIYAALPFKQARPFHLVSSVSAQHRYGLIFCTLLPLRMGWTLSHQQQHYPEFMLEESLKASSSIWITSPTLLNNLNLANQKLANCGVHSIISAGGALSPDIARQIETALHCQVIECYGSTETGTIAFKNTEENWQATPLTQVGITKQGTLWVESPWQNQREETADAVEFDENQQFKLLGRIDRIVKFGDKRISLVHIEQQILSHPWVADCYIAQHPRHFRPAAWLALSPQGQQILAQSGKIFVQKTLCQYLAKSQESIAIPRYWRFADKLPRNSQAKISRQAFEQVFLNKAQDTDNG; encoded by the coding sequence ATGAACAATAAACAATCACTTTATGACAATTATCCTGATGACAAAATTATTGCGTTAAATCCAACTTGGACTTGGCAACAATTTTGCTCTCGTAGTTGGCAAATTTATCATCAATTCAAACAAGATAAGATTCAATCTGTGGCGTTAATCTTGGAAGACTATGCTATGCAAACTTGCGTTATGCTTGCTTGTTTTAACGCTAATGTTACCCTTTTACTACCACCCCATTTACTGGATGACAATGTAGAATGGATCGAACAAAACGCTCAATTATTATTAACCGATGATAATATAAAATACTATGGTATAGACCAACCTAGCGAAAGCCCTTTGCCTATCATTGATAAACACAAGCAAAGCCAAGTCTGGCAAAAAACCTCTGGTAGTACAGGCAAACCTAAAATTTCAGTCATTAGTGCCGAAAAAATGTGGATTGAAGTAGAGGCTATCTACGCTGCTTTGCCCTTTAAACAAGCAAGACCTTTTCATTTAGTATCTAGTGTTTCCGCACAACATCGTTATGGGCTAATTTTTTGTACATTATTACCATTAAGAATGGGCTGGACATTGTCCCATCAACAACAACATTATCCTGAATTTATGCTTGAAGAAAGCCTAAAAGCCTCCTCAAGTATTTGGATTACTAGCCCCACTTTACTTAATAATCTCAATTTAGCCAATCAAAAATTAGCCAATTGTGGCGTGCATAGCATTATTTCCGCTGGTGGTGCGTTATCGCCTGATATCGCTCGTCAAATTGAAACTGCACTTCATTGCCAAGTTATAGAATGTTATGGCAGTACAGAAACGGGTACTATTGCCTTTAAAAATACAGAGGAAAATTGGCAAGCAACCCCTTTAACTCAAGTCGGTATTACCAAACAAGGAACATTATGGGTGGAATCCCCTTGGCAAAACCAACGAGAAGAAACTGCCGATGCAGTGGAATTTGATGAAAATCAACAGTTTAAGCTATTAGGACGTATCGATCGCATCGTGAAATTTGGCGATAAACGTATCTCACTAGTACATATTGAACAACAAATATTATCGCACCCTTGGGTCGCCGATTGTTATATTGCACAACACCCTCGTCATTTTCGCCCAGCTGCCTGGCTCGCTCTTTCGCCACAAGGACAGCAAATACTTGCTCAATCAGGTAAAATTTTTGTACAAAAAACCTTATGTCAGTATTTAGCAAAATCACAAGAAAGTATCGCTATTCCAAGATATTGGCGTTTTGCAGATAAACTACCAAGAAATAGCCAAGCGAAAATTTCCCGCCAAGCCTTTGAACAAGTGTTCCTTAATAAAGCACAGGATACGGATAATGGATAA